One window from the genome of Kaistella carnis encodes:
- a CDS encoding L,D-transpeptidase, whose amino-acid sequence MFESSTRKFFNISLALFMLSAAVQCKKDQSVPGSSVDLIKNDSLAKVKEDSLIQDSIEKNRVTYRTLIFPKNKKDSTMAAFNKEFSNDEQHIILALNRLDTKNKWRADTLSIPDKFDTTLMSYSPFPLQLSTLEKVKKIAMFSYPIQAYALYENGKLIKWGPTSLGKKDAQTKRGLMFANWKKELAISTVDSDWKLPYNVNIHNTLGIGWHEYDLPGHPASHSCLRLLHDDAKYLYSWADQWVLNKGGATVKANGTPVIVFGDYNWGGKKPWKYLESDPKLTDISVKEMDSIIQPFLAKILEEQENRDKVVAEKDSTQPAT is encoded by the coding sequence ATGTTTGAAAGTTCTACCAGAAAATTCTTTAATATAAGTCTTGCGCTCTTTATGCTGTCTGCAGCAGTTCAATGTAAAAAAGACCAATCTGTTCCGGGAAGTTCAGTTGATTTAATAAAAAATGATTCTTTAGCTAAAGTGAAAGAAGACTCTTTAATACAGGATTCCATTGAAAAAAATAGAGTAACCTACCGTACCCTTATTTTTCCAAAAAACAAAAAGGATTCTACAATGGCAGCTTTTAATAAAGAATTTTCGAACGACGAACAGCATATTATTTTAGCACTGAACCGGTTGGATACGAAGAATAAATGGCGTGCAGATACGCTTTCAATTCCAGATAAATTTGATACGACTTTAATGTCTTACAGTCCTTTTCCGCTGCAATTATCAACATTGGAAAAAGTGAAGAAAATTGCGATGTTTTCTTACCCGATCCAAGCCTACGCATTGTATGAAAATGGCAAACTTATAAAATGGGGTCCCACCAGTTTGGGTAAAAAAGACGCACAAACCAAACGGGGTCTTATGTTCGCCAACTGGAAAAAAGAATTGGCGATATCTACGGTCGACAGCGATTGGAAATTGCCTTATAATGTGAATATTCACAACACGTTGGGCATTGGTTGGCATGAGTATGATCTGCCTGGACATCCCGCATCTCACTCCTGTTTGCGACTGCTTCATGATGATGCAAAGTATCTTTACAGCTGGGCGGATCAGTGGGTTTTAAATAAAGGAGGAGCGACTGTAAAAGCCAACGGAACACCGGTTATTGTTTTTGGTGATTACAATTGGGGTGGAAAAAAACCGTGGAAATATTTAGAAAGTGATCCAAAATTAACTGACATATCCGTAAAGGAAATGGATTCTATCATTCAGCCGTTTCTTGCTAAAATTTTAGAGGAACAGGAAAATCGCGATAAAGTGGTTGCTGAAAAAGATAGTACTCAACCCGCAACCTGA
- a CDS encoding aspartyl protease family protein — translation MKFLNFLLLFIFATSFAQKGFEITDSKKALIPFQLINNLILIPVNINGVNLSFLLDSGVKETILFSLDDKEINFKETEKVKFSGLGESFEIEGLSSENNIVKIGKNYEDLKHMIYIILDESINFSSHVGVPVNGIIGYNFFMNHAIEINYQSKYITVFNTEKDAEKRSRRSREFPITIEKNKPYIIADVEMTSQKVPSKMLIDLGNSDALWLFPKLIENFEYNRPNIDDYLGRGFNGDVFGKRSRIHRLYLDEFVFEKPLTAMPDEYSIQNLKLVPNRKGSIGNEILRRFTVIFDYPNNRLFLKKNRSFNDPFLFNSSGLDVQHDGMEWEKDVVTIETKRTNTDIEGTPVYNAVSAFHYNFILKPKFSVAGCRKDSPCYIAGIRKNDKFISINRKKVGDLTLQKINNLFKSEDGTKISIQIERNNEIKNFVITLVDPIPYQDEN, via the coding sequence ATGAAATTTCTAAACTTTTTACTGCTTTTTATTTTCGCAACTTCTTTTGCACAGAAAGGTTTTGAAATTACAGATTCTAAAAAAGCCCTTATTCCCTTCCAGCTTATTAATAATTTGATTCTAATTCCAGTAAACATTAATGGAGTCAACCTTTCTTTTTTACTGGATTCCGGGGTGAAAGAAACCATTCTTTTCAGCTTGGATGACAAGGAAATTAATTTTAAAGAAACAGAAAAAGTGAAATTTTCTGGATTGGGAGAAAGCTTTGAAATTGAAGGTTTAAGTTCTGAAAACAACATTGTGAAGATCGGAAAGAATTATGAAGATCTGAAACACATGATTTACATAATTCTTGATGAAAGCATTAATTTTTCTTCGCATGTTGGAGTTCCTGTAAATGGGATTATTGGTTATAATTTCTTTATGAATCACGCCATTGAAATTAATTACCAATCGAAATATATCACGGTTTTTAACACTGAAAAAGATGCAGAAAAGCGATCGCGCAGATCGCGGGAATTCCCTATCACTATAGAAAAAAATAAACCTTACATCATCGCAGATGTAGAAATGACTTCCCAAAAAGTTCCTTCAAAAATGCTGATTGACTTAGGAAACAGTGATGCTTTGTGGCTTTTTCCCAAACTGATTGAAAATTTTGAATACAACCGACCGAATATTGATGATTATTTAGGAAGAGGTTTTAATGGAGATGTCTTTGGAAAAAGAAGCAGAATTCACCGTTTATATCTTGATGAATTTGTATTTGAAAAACCGCTCACCGCTATGCCGGATGAATACTCTATTCAAAATTTAAAATTGGTACCCAACCGAAAAGGGTCTATAGGTAATGAAATACTCAGAAGATTTACCGTGATTTTTGATTATCCGAATAACCGACTGTTCCTGAAAAAGAACCGATCTTTTAATGACCCTTTTTTATTCAACAGCAGTGGACTCGATGTTCAGCATGATGGAATGGAGTGGGAAAAAGATGTGGTCACCATTGAAACCAAAAGAACAAATACCGATATTGAGGGAACTCCGGTTTACAATGCAGTCTCAGCTTTTCACTACAATTTTATTTTAAAGCCTAAATTTTCTGTGGCCGGTTGCCGTAAAGATTCTCCCTGCTATATTGCGGGAATTCGAAAAAATGACAAATTCATTAGCATCAACAGAAAAAAAGTCGGCGACCTCACGCTTCAAAAAATCAACAACCTCTTTAAAAGTGAAGATGGAACAAAAATTTCCATTCAAATAGAACGGAACAATGAGATTAAGAATTTTGTTATTACCTTAGTAGATCCCATACCTTACCAAGATGAAAATTGA
- a CDS encoding phosphoenolpyruvate carboxylase — MLHEEKKEKFRQLVENKFQIYNSLFMSLPYDKMSNIGMLLPFLYEESRLGYEAGKSPEEIVDEFFNKHTELKTEEQKTELLFKIIQYIERQVVLYDSIEDAAFPQLHSESDAGTVLQLHERALQEHQLEATRKKLKDFAIKVVFTAHPTQFYPNSVQRILHDLRTAILNDSVTEIDMLLQQLGKTPFVNKEKPTPLDEAMSIIFYLRYVYYDTIGELYKKIKNTFGTQNFTPAPDLIQMGFWPGGDRDGNPFVTAEITQQVAHELHISILKSYYAHLKKLRRRLSFRGVSEVLEHLSDDLYDAIFKQEKVISTEDILNKIKEAQTILTEQHNGLFKNLLEDFSDRVKIFGTHFATLDIRQDSRVHQEVIDEIVAKKSGMNSETITIEEKLNWLLKTDLILDPNDFEGITKDTLQNVYNVKSMQQKNGERGLNRYIISNSESIKDVLNVFALFRLCGYREEEINMDIVPLFETMEGLDRAQNVMKELYEMPVYKKHLAHRKDIQTIMLGFSDGTKDGGYLKANWEIYETKEQLTKVSDDHHIKVVFFDGRGGPPARGGGKTHDFYASQGKTIANHQIELTVQGQTITSVFGNKDQAKYNFEQLLTAGIENDVFKNAKKDLTENERNLIEELAELSYKKYSDLKAHPRFVPYLQEMSTLEYYGKTNIGSRPTKRGAGNELKFEDLRAIPFVGSWSQLKQNVPGFFGFGHALQELKNQSRFEEVKNLYKGSDFFKTLVLNSMMSMNKSYFPLTSYMKKNEKFGEFWTILSDEYNLSKQLMLELTGFKELMEEEPLSRMSVKIRERIVLPLLSIQQYALIKIQKEEGNRAAYEKLVMRSLFGNINASRNSA; from the coding sequence ATGCTACACGAAGAAAAAAAAGAAAAGTTCCGCCAGCTGGTCGAAAATAAGTTTCAAATTTACAACTCATTATTTATGAGTTTGCCGTACGATAAAATGTCGAATATTGGCATGTTACTCCCTTTCCTTTATGAAGAAAGCAGGCTCGGTTATGAAGCCGGTAAAAGTCCGGAAGAAATCGTAGACGAATTTTTTAATAAGCATACTGAACTGAAAACGGAGGAGCAAAAAACAGAGCTGCTGTTCAAAATTATTCAGTACATCGAGCGTCAGGTTGTTTTATATGACAGTATTGAAGATGCTGCTTTCCCCCAATTACACTCAGAAAGTGATGCCGGAACCGTATTGCAGTTGCATGAGCGTGCTTTGCAGGAACATCAGCTTGAAGCAACGCGGAAAAAATTGAAGGACTTTGCTATAAAAGTGGTTTTCACGGCGCACCCCACACAGTTTTATCCGAATTCAGTACAGCGTATTTTACATGATCTGCGCACCGCCATTCTGAACGATTCTGTTACCGAAATAGATATGCTTTTACAACAGCTGGGAAAAACCCCTTTTGTAAATAAAGAAAAACCAACGCCTCTAGATGAAGCCATGAGCATTATTTTTTATCTTCGGTATGTGTATTATGACACCATTGGTGAGTTGTATAAGAAAATTAAAAATACTTTCGGGACACAAAATTTCACGCCTGCACCGGATTTAATTCAAATGGGATTTTGGCCGGGTGGTGACCGCGATGGGAATCCTTTTGTCACCGCAGAAATTACGCAGCAGGTAGCGCATGAACTTCACATTTCTATTTTGAAATCCTACTACGCCCATCTTAAAAAGCTCCGTAGAAGATTGAGTTTTCGGGGAGTTTCAGAAGTTTTAGAACATTTAAGTGATGACTTGTATGACGCTATTTTTAAACAGGAAAAAGTAATTTCTACAGAGGATATTTTAAATAAAATTAAAGAAGCGCAAACGATATTAACGGAACAGCACAATGGATTATTTAAAAATCTTCTGGAAGATTTCAGTGATCGGGTTAAAATTTTCGGGACTCATTTTGCGACCTTAGATATTCGCCAGGATAGCCGCGTTCATCAGGAAGTCATTGATGAAATTGTCGCTAAAAAATCCGGTATGAACAGTGAAACAATAACCATTGAGGAAAAACTGAACTGGCTTTTAAAAACTGATTTGATTCTTGACCCAAATGATTTTGAAGGTATCACAAAAGATACGCTGCAAAATGTTTACAATGTAAAAAGCATGCAGCAAAAGAATGGGGAGCGCGGATTGAACCGATATATTATTTCAAATTCCGAATCGATAAAAGATGTTTTAAATGTCTTTGCTCTTTTCCGACTTTGCGGGTATCGCGAAGAAGAAATTAATATGGATATCGTGCCTCTTTTTGAAACCATGGAAGGTTTGGACCGTGCTCAGAACGTGATGAAGGAACTTTATGAAATGCCGGTTTATAAAAAACATTTGGCACATCGCAAAGACATCCAAACAATTATGCTTGGTTTTTCTGATGGAACCAAAGACGGTGGCTATTTAAAAGCCAATTGGGAAATTTATGAAACCAAAGAACAGTTGACCAAGGTCTCCGATGATCACCATATAAAAGTGGTTTTCTTTGATGGCAGAGGCGGACCGCCTGCGAGAGGTGGTGGTAAAACCCACGATTTTTATGCATCTCAAGGAAAGACCATTGCCAATCATCAAATTGAATTGACCGTGCAGGGACAAACAATCACGAGTGTTTTTGGGAATAAAGATCAGGCGAAATATAATTTTGAACAGTTATTAACAGCCGGAATTGAAAACGATGTTTTTAAAAATGCAAAAAAAGACTTAACGGAAAATGAAAGGAATCTTATCGAAGAATTGGCAGAACTCAGTTATAAAAAATATTCCGATCTAAAAGCGCACCCGCGTTTTGTGCCTTATTTACAGGAAATGAGTACGCTGGAATACTACGGAAAAACCAATATCGGAAGTCGACCTACGAAACGTGGCGCGGGAAACGAATTAAAATTTGAAGATTTGCGTGCTATTCCTTTCGTCGGTTCCTGGAGTCAGCTGAAGCAGAATGTACCTGGTTTTTTCGGTTTCGGACATGCTTTGCAGGAATTAAAAAATCAAAGCCGCTTTGAGGAGGTGAAGAATTTATACAAAGGTTCCGATTTCTTTAAAACATTGGTTTTAAATTCGATGATGAGTATGAATAAATCCTATTTTCCGCTGACTTCTTACATGAAAAAGAATGAAAAGTTTGGTGAGTTCTGGACTATTCTTTCCGACGAATATAATCTCTCCAAACAATTGATGCTTGAGTTAACCGGCTTTAAAGAATTAATGGAAGAAGAGCCCCTTTCCCGCATGTCGGTAAAAATTCGGGAGAGAATCGTGTTGCCACTTTTGAGTATTCAGCAATATGCCTTAATCAAAATTCAAAAAGAAGAAGGCAACCGTGCGGCTTACGAAAAGCTCGTCATGCGTTCGCTCTTTGGAAACATTAATGCAAGTCGTAATTCAGCTTAA
- a CDS encoding S8 family peptidase yields MKKILSLFILVFFLFANAQTEFVFVYFKDKPNKAAFYANPLSELSQKSLDRRTRLGIALNDQDAPIEPSYIQNIRNLGFTVNDYSKWMNGVAVNATPEQISDLESKPYVQSVERFIKHPNGGKSALRKINKFEEFNNSVGKTDFNYGDALAQINQVNLRPLHVAGYTGAGITIAVIDTGFPRVNTGSVYARIRNNGQIKGGYNFINKSTDIYNTSLNNHGSYCLGVIAAYVENSFVGTAPDADFYLYATEDADNEIPEEQLYWTEAAEEADRKGADIISTSLGYYEFDDPRYDLVYADMNGTTSFISRTSQIAAEKGIFVLAAAGNEAQKPWHYIIAPADNEKVFTIGGVTVTGSSSSFSSYGPNAVGLVKPDASARATNTYMGYNNAVTSGSGTSFATPLAAGGVACLLQAIPTKTLSQVRDLLRQNSSLFPNHTDQMGYGILNFEKTLNNAALSTAENGPKSKLQIYPNPVIREFTIKTDEKTESLELYDSLGRMIKSLKNEKTNTMEGFPKGIYFLKVKTDQNHYVEKIIKQ; encoded by the coding sequence ATGAAAAAGATTTTATCCCTTTTTATATTGGTATTTTTTCTCTTTGCAAATGCGCAGACAGAATTTGTTTTTGTTTATTTTAAAGACAAACCGAATAAAGCTGCTTTCTATGCCAATCCTTTGAGTGAGCTTTCTCAAAAATCACTGGACCGCAGAACCCGTTTGGGAATTGCGCTTAATGATCAGGATGCTCCTATTGAGCCAAGTTATATCCAAAACATCAGAAACCTCGGATTTACGGTTAATGATTATTCAAAATGGATGAATGGCGTAGCCGTAAACGCGACCCCTGAGCAGATTTCCGATTTAGAATCTAAGCCTTACGTGCAATCGGTGGAGCGTTTTATTAAACATCCGAATGGCGGAAAATCTGCACTTAGAAAAATAAATAAATTTGAAGAATTCAATAATTCTGTTGGTAAAACCGATTTCAATTATGGTGATGCTTTAGCCCAGATCAATCAGGTAAATTTGCGGCCTTTGCATGTTGCCGGATACACTGGTGCAGGAATAACCATTGCCGTGATTGACACAGGATTTCCACGAGTGAATACAGGTTCTGTATACGCCAGAATACGTAATAACGGTCAAATTAAAGGAGGCTATAATTTCATTAATAAAAGTACAGACATCTATAATACTTCTCTTAATAATCATGGTTCCTACTGTTTAGGGGTAATTGCAGCATATGTTGAAAACAGTTTTGTAGGGACGGCACCCGATGCAGATTTTTATCTTTATGCTACTGAAGACGCCGACAATGAAATTCCGGAAGAGCAACTTTACTGGACCGAAGCAGCGGAAGAAGCAGATCGAAAAGGCGCCGATATCATCAGCACTTCTTTAGGATATTATGAATTTGATGATCCGCGCTATGATTTGGTTTATGCAGATATGAACGGAACCACTTCATTTATTTCCCGCACTTCTCAAATAGCGGCAGAAAAAGGAATTTTCGTCTTGGCAGCAGCCGGAAATGAAGCCCAAAAACCCTGGCACTATATCATCGCTCCGGCAGATAATGAAAAAGTATTCACCATAGGAGGCGTAACCGTAACCGGTTCCAGTTCTTCTTTTTCTTCTTACGGTCCGAATGCGGTGGGGCTGGTAAAACCCGATGCGAGCGCACGTGCAACAAACACCTATATGGGCTACAATAATGCCGTGACCTCCGGAAGCGGAACCTCTTTTGCAACTCCTTTAGCGGCAGGCGGCGTTGCATGTTTACTGCAGGCAATTCCTACCAAAACATTGTCGCAAGTGCGCGATTTACTTCGGCAGAATTCGTCTTTATTTCCGAACCATACCGATCAAATGGGGTATGGAATTCTGAACTTTGAAAAAACGCTGAATAACGCAGCTTTGTCTACGGCGGAAAATGGACCAAAATCTAAACTTCAAATCTATCCAAATCCTGTGATTAGAGAATTCACCATTAAAACCGATGAAAAAACTGAATCTTTGGAACTGTATGATTCGCTAGGAAGAATGATTAAGTCTTTAAAAAATGAAAAGACAAATACGATGGAAGGTTTTCCAAAAGGGATCTACTTTTTAAAGGTTAAAACAGATCAAAATCATTACGTTGAAAAAATCATAAAACAATAA
- a CDS encoding DegT/DnrJ/EryC1/StrS family aminotransferase, producing the protein MKKIQMVDLQSQYYKIKADVDNGILNVLNQAAFINGPEVKSFQSELETYLDVKHVIPCANGTDALQIALMALGLKEGDEVITADFTFAATVEVIHLLKLKSVLVDVDYDTFTMDTEKLKAAITPKTKAIIPVHLFGQCANMEEILNIAKEHNLYVIEDNAQAIGSEFTFSDGSVKKSGTMGIIGTTSFFPSKNLGCYGDGGAIFTQDDNLAHKIRGIVNHGMYERYYHDEVGVNSRLDSIQATVLRKKLPLLDTYNEARRKAADYYDEAFAGCAEILTPKRAEYSTHVFHQYTLRITNGQRNELQQFLTEKEIPAMIYYPVALRKQKAYFQDSNDADFVNTDKLLGEVISLPMHTELDDEQLKYISDAVLEFMAKSKSPEVSDQQT; encoded by the coding sequence ATGAAAAAGATTCAAATGGTTGACCTGCAAAGTCAATATTATAAAATAAAAGCTGATGTTGACAATGGGATCCTTAATGTGTTAAACCAAGCAGCATTCATTAATGGTCCGGAAGTAAAATCATTCCAGTCCGAATTAGAAACTTATTTAGATGTAAAACATGTGATTCCCTGTGCAAACGGTACTGATGCGCTTCAGATCGCATTGATGGCTTTGGGGCTAAAGGAAGGTGATGAGGTTATTACCGCCGATTTTACTTTTGCAGCAACGGTTGAAGTTATTCATTTATTAAAATTAAAATCGGTTTTAGTAGATGTTGATTATGATACCTTCACCATGGATACTGAAAAACTGAAAGCTGCGATTACGCCAAAAACAAAAGCCATCATTCCGGTTCATCTGTTTGGCCAATGTGCAAATATGGAAGAAATTCTAAATATAGCAAAAGAGCATAACCTATATGTCATCGAAGATAACGCACAGGCAATTGGTTCTGAATTTACTTTTTCTGATGGAAGCGTAAAAAAATCCGGGACAATGGGAATTATTGGAACGACTTCATTTTTCCCTTCTAAAAATTTGGGTTGTTATGGAGATGGTGGAGCCATTTTTACCCAAGATGATAACCTTGCACACAAAATAAGAGGAATTGTAAACCACGGAATGTATGAGAGATATTACCACGATGAGGTAGGTGTAAATTCCCGGTTAGACAGTATTCAGGCCACCGTTTTGAGAAAAAAATTGCCACTCCTTGATACGTATAATGAAGCAAGACGAAAAGCAGCTGATTACTACGATGAAGCATTTGCGGGGTGTGCAGAAATTTTAACGCCGAAAAGAGCCGAATATTCCACGCATGTTTTTCATCAATATACCTTAAGAATAACGAACGGTCAGAGAAATGAATTACAGCAATTCTTAACGGAAAAGGAAATTCCTGCCATGATTTATTATCCCGTGGCTTTGAGAAAACAAAAAGCCTATTTCCAAGATAGTAACGATGCTGATTTTGTAAATACGGACAAACTTTTAGGAGAAGTTATTTCATTGCCAATGCATACAGAATTAGATGATGAGCAGTTGAAATACATCTCGGATGCGGTTCTTGAATTCATGGCAAAATCGAAGAGCCCCGAAGTTTCAGATCAACAAACCTAA
- the galE gene encoding UDP-glucose 4-epimerase GalE, producing the protein MTILVTGGLGYIGSHTVVELLQNNFQVIIVDDMSNSEKFILDNIEKVAGKRPVFFPFDLKRKELLSQVFDAYEIDGCINFAAYKAVGESQEKPLDYYENNLFSLINILQEFKARNISNFIFSSSCTVYGQADQQPIDENTPLKMPESSYGKTKQMGEEILKDFATAYQKKVSLLRYFNPIGSHPTALLGELPLGIPNNLVPYVTQTAAGIREKLSIFGNDYPTEDGTAIRDYIYVVDLAKAHVKALQKLMADPAETVIDTYNLGTGKGSSVLEVVQAFESANEVKVPYQICERRAGDITIAYANADKAERELGWKAETSLEEALRTTWEWQKYLESRK; encoded by the coding sequence ATGACAATACTCGTTACCGGCGGTCTCGGTTACATTGGTTCTCACACGGTTGTAGAACTTTTACAAAATAATTTTCAAGTCATCATTGTTGATGATATGTCAAATTCTGAAAAATTTATTCTCGATAACATTGAGAAAGTCGCTGGAAAGAGACCTGTTTTTTTTCCTTTCGATTTAAAGAGAAAAGAATTGCTTTCCCAGGTTTTCGATGCATATGAAATCGATGGCTGTATCAATTTCGCGGCCTATAAAGCAGTGGGAGAGAGTCAGGAAAAACCTTTGGATTATTATGAAAATAATTTGTTTTCTCTGATTAATATTCTTCAGGAATTTAAAGCGAGAAATATTAGTAATTTCATTTTCAGTTCCTCCTGTACCGTTTACGGTCAAGCAGATCAACAGCCGATTGACGAAAATACACCATTGAAAATGCCGGAATCATCGTACGGAAAAACCAAGCAAATGGGCGAGGAGATTCTGAAAGATTTTGCGACGGCGTATCAAAAGAAAGTTTCTTTGCTTCGATATTTTAATCCGATCGGTTCTCATCCAACGGCACTTTTGGGAGAATTGCCGCTTGGTATTCCCAATAATTTGGTTCCTTATGTCACTCAAACTGCTGCGGGAATTCGTGAAAAACTGTCGATATTCGGAAACGATTATCCAACGGAAGATGGAACTGCAATCCGTGATTATATTTATGTGGTCGATTTAGCGAAAGCGCACGTAAAAGCTTTGCAAAAATTAATGGCCGATCCTGCAGAAACTGTGATCGATACGTATAACTTGGGAACTGGAAAGGGTTCATCTGTTTTAGAAGTGGTACAAGCTTTTGAATCAGCAAATGAGGTGAAAGTTCCTTATCAGATCTGCGAAAGAAGAGCGGGTGATATTACCATCGCTTACGCCAATGCCGATAAAGCAGAAAGAGAACTGGGCTGGAAAGCTGAAACTTCTTTGGAAGAAGCTTTACGTACGACCTGGGAATGGCAGAAATATTTGGAAAGTAGAAAATAA